Genomic window (Roseivirga sp. 4D4):
AGGGCTGCTACTGTTTTTGGGTCGGCTTTGAACTCAATCAAGTTGTAGAAACCTGTAGACTTGTGCTGAATGGCGTATGCCAATTTCTTAAGTCCCCACATTTCTAGGTTCACGATCTCTGCTCCATTGTCTTTTAGGAGTTGTTCGTAATTGCCGACAGCATCCTTCATCTGATCATCAGACAAAACGGGATTTAAAATGAATACTGTCTCGTAATTGTTTAACATTTTTAATGTATTTGTTTTTCGGCCTGCAAAGATATGAATTAGTCTTGAAAAATCCACGGGTTGTAAAAGATTGTCACAGAATTAATTGGCACCCTTTCCTTTTTGTATTTTCGAGCAGATATAATACGCCCCAGGTTGAAAAAACGCGCAAATAGACCGCTCATCGCTATTCTATCCATATTAGTCATCCCCGTGATCGTATATGGTGTTTTTGAATTGAACTCACTGACCGTTGACGAACGTGAATTGGAGAAGATTTATGAACGCCAATTAGAGTCCGTTCTCTTCTCTATTAATCAAAGTGTTCAGGATAAAGTCTCGGACATTACCACCATGATGGATCGTGATCTTGGTGTAGTTTCCGACAGTGAGTGGATGGATGAGTTGAGTACCTACAATTTCTTTTGGGCGCTTTATCTAAAAGATGCGAATAGCCCTGGTGAACAGTTGTATACGCTGGGCTCGCATATGGATGATGGTCTTGAAGTTGTAGCCGACAGTATATACAGTGAGAATGTCGCTGTATTTAGTCGCTTGCTCCGCTATAAGGAGGCTGGAGATTTTATGAAAATTGAAAAAAGCGACAGCCCGTTTTTCAATAATGGAAAGGAGCTGGACTTTTTCTTCTTTGTGCTAGGATCAGGTGAATCAGCCAAATACGGTATATACTTCTTTGATGCGGTTCTAATGATCGAACAATATCTGGTGCCTAAATTCCAGGAAATTGCCAGAGAAGATTTTATTCTTACGTGCCGAAGAATTTCTGATGGGTACTTAGTGTATTCTACTTCTGATCAGGCACCCAATAGTATTCAGAGCGAGCCGATCGATCTCCTGCCGAAATATGAGATCGGTATTACAAGGGCCGGAGGAACTGTTGAAGAGGCGGTGAATAAACGTAAAAGTCAAAGCTTGTTGGCATTAGGTCTTTTGATGCTGGTGATGATCATGGGGATCTATTTGGTCTTCAGAAATATTCAGCAAGAGATGAAATTGGCCCAAAAGAAAGCCGATTTTGTATCGAATGTGTCACACGAAATCAGAACAC
Coding sequences:
- the rpsF gene encoding 30S ribosomal protein S6 codes for the protein MLNNYETVFILNPVLSDDQMKDAVGNYEQLLKDNGAEIVNLEMWGLKKLAYAIQHKSTGFYNLIEFKADPKTVAALEIEFKRDEKIMRFLTVSLDKHAVEYNARRKSGAFNKKKKEEAAA
- a CDS encoding sensor histidine kinase, which codes for MKKRANRPLIAILSILVIPVIVYGVFELNSLTVDERELEKIYERQLESVLFSINQSVQDKVSDITTMMDRDLGVVSDSEWMDELSTYNFFWALYLKDANSPGEQLYTLGSHMDDGLEVVADSIYSENVAVFSRLLRYKEAGDFMKIEKSDSPFFNNGKELDFFFFVLGSGESAKYGIYFFDAVLMIEQYLVPKFQEIAREDFILTCRRISDGYLVYSTSDQAPNSIQSEPIDLLPKYEIGITRAGGTVEEAVNKRKSQSLLALGLLMLVMIMGIYLVFRNIQQEMKLAQKKADFVSNVSHEIRTPLALINMFAETLLMDRVRTEEKKKEYYGIITKEVSRLTNMINRILSFSKIEASKRTYDKRQLDLNEVVKDVFNTYSYHLENNGFQYDLNCHIERLLINADSEAMTEVLVNLIDNAMKYSLEEKQVTIKTGLKGQKAFVAVTDHGMGIPKNQLNKLFEKFYRVPNGDVHDTKGSGLGLTIVKHIMDAHEGTVEVHSVPDKGSTFKLIFPLYKEEDV